Proteins from a genomic interval of Bradyrhizobium sp. CCBAU 53340:
- a CDS encoding gluconokinase, translating into MGRVKAPCALIVMGVSGSGKSTIAAALGERLGWRFEDGDSFHPASNVEKMRAGHPLTDEDRWPWLNAIADEISRVCNKGEQIIIACSALKHTYRDVLLRGRDDVRFIFLKGTQELIADRLAHRKGHFMPPGLLTSQFNTLEPPEASEHVITASIDESVEAIVDGIVRQLKIDGGKSKAV; encoded by the coding sequence GTGGGCCGCGTTAAAGCACCTTGTGCGTTGATCGTGATGGGCGTCTCGGGCTCGGGCAAGAGCACGATTGCAGCAGCACTTGGGGAACGCCTTGGCTGGCGATTCGAGGATGGCGACAGCTTTCACCCCGCAAGCAATGTCGAGAAGATGAGGGCCGGCCATCCGCTCACCGACGAGGACCGCTGGCCCTGGCTCAACGCCATCGCCGACGAGATCTCGCGGGTCTGCAACAAGGGCGAGCAGATCATCATCGCCTGCTCGGCGCTCAAGCACACCTATCGCGACGTGCTGCTGCGCGGACGCGACGACGTCCGTTTCATCTTCCTCAAGGGCACGCAGGAGCTGATCGCCGACCGGCTGGCGCACCGCAAGGGCCATTTCATGCCGCCGGGCCTCCTGACCAGCCAGTTCAACACGCTGGAGCCGCCCGAGGCGAGCGAGCACGTCATCACGGCCTCGATCGACGAATCGGTCGAGGCGATCGTGGATGGCATCGTGCGGCAGCTGAAGATCGACGGCGGCAAGAGCAAGGCCGTTTAA
- the pgl gene encoding 6-phosphogluconolactonase has translation MAAAAEPKLIVVADAEALAQAAAERVMARISANPGRIAICLTGGSSPKKLYQLLGSEAWRGKIPWDRVHWFIGDERFVPDSDPLNNMAVARAIFLDRNAPPGHIHPIPTTAKTPDQGAEAYARELRAFYGSDSLDPARPLFDLVLMGAGPDGHTASLFPGYPEIEETARWVVGVPKANVAPFVPRVSLTLPTLASCREMLFEISGHDKQPILTRLFNGETLPALRARSNGETVWLVDRAALPEGIRGPR, from the coding sequence ATGGCGGCGGCCGCAGAGCCGAAGCTGATCGTCGTCGCAGACGCCGAGGCGCTGGCGCAAGCCGCAGCCGAGCGGGTGATGGCGCGCATTTCAGCCAATCCCGGCCGCATCGCGATCTGCCTCACCGGCGGGTCGAGCCCGAAGAAGCTCTATCAGCTGCTCGGCAGCGAGGCCTGGCGCGGGAAGATTCCCTGGGATCGCGTGCACTGGTTCATCGGTGACGAACGTTTCGTTCCCGACAGCGATCCCCTCAACAACATGGCGGTCGCACGGGCGATCTTTCTCGACCGCAACGCGCCACCAGGCCATATCCATCCGATCCCGACCACGGCCAAAACGCCGGACCAGGGCGCCGAGGCCTATGCGCGCGAGCTGCGGGCCTTCTACGGGTCTGACAGCCTCGATCCCGCGCGGCCGCTGTTCGATCTCGTCCTGATGGGCGCCGGCCCGGACGGCCACACCGCCTCGCTGTTTCCCGGCTATCCCGAGATCGAGGAAACCGCGCGCTGGGTCGTCGGCGTGCCCAAGGCCAATGTGGCGCCCTTCGTGCCGCGCGTCTCGCTGACGCTTCCCACGCTGGCCTCGTGCCGCGAGATGCTGTTCGAGATATCAGGGCATGACAAGCAGCCGATCTTGACGCGCCTGTTCAATGGCGAGACTCTGCCTGCGTTACGCGCGCGCTCGAATGGTGAGACCGTCTGGCTGGTCGACAGGGCCGCGCTTCCGGAGGGAATTCGTGGGCCGCGTTAA
- the zwf gene encoding glucose-6-phosphate dehydrogenase codes for MTKDPQEKRKPENCAFVIFGVTGDLTHRLVMPSLYNLAAEHLLPEKFCVVGVARRGQSDDELRDSLLKGLKQFATRPVDDDIATRLLECVTFVEADAKDPPSFDRLREHLDSLECAQDTGGNRLFYLATPPAAFAPTARELGRTGMMRENGAWRRLVIEKPFGTDLASAKALNAELLKIMDEHQIYRIDHYLGKETVQNILVLRFANGMFEPIWNRNHIDHIQITVEEKLGVGHRGGFYDATGALRDMVPNHLFQLMSLVAMEPPARFDAHSVRSEKAEVLTSIQQPNHEEALRNSVRAQYLAGRVGDDEIPDYRKTEDVKPGSTTETFVALKLMIDNWRWAGVPFYLRTGKALGHKRTEVAIKFKQAPLSMFSGTTVDRLSQNFLTIGIAPTETIELQFNAKIPGPSITIDGVEMKFRYGDYFRADPSTGYETLIYDCMIGDNILFQRADGIEAGWAAVQPFLDAWKTAGSDGIETYGAGSDGPACADELLRRDGRSWRKFS; via the coding sequence GTGACAAAAGACCCGCAAGAAAAACGCAAGCCGGAAAACTGCGCCTTCGTCATTTTTGGTGTCACCGGCGATCTCACCCATCGCCTGGTGATGCCCTCGCTGTACAATCTGGCCGCCGAGCATCTGCTGCCGGAAAAATTCTGCGTCGTCGGCGTGGCCCGCAGGGGCCAGTCGGACGACGAACTGCGCGACAGCCTGTTGAAGGGCCTCAAGCAATTCGCGACGCGGCCGGTGGACGACGACATCGCGACGCGGCTGCTGGAATGCGTGACCTTCGTCGAAGCCGACGCAAAGGACCCGCCCTCCTTCGACCGCTTGCGCGAGCATCTGGATTCGCTGGAATGCGCGCAGGACACCGGCGGCAACCGCCTGTTCTATCTGGCAACCCCGCCCGCCGCGTTCGCACCGACCGCGCGCGAGCTCGGCCGCACCGGCATGATGAGGGAGAACGGTGCCTGGCGGCGGCTGGTGATCGAAAAGCCGTTCGGCACCGACCTTGCCTCGGCCAAGGCGCTGAATGCCGAGCTGCTCAAGATCATGGACGAGCACCAGATCTACCGGATCGATCATTATCTCGGCAAGGAGACGGTGCAGAACATCCTGGTGCTGCGCTTCGCCAATGGCATGTTCGAGCCGATCTGGAATCGCAACCATATCGACCACATCCAGATCACGGTCGAGGAAAAGCTCGGCGTCGGCCATCGCGGCGGCTTCTATGACGCCACCGGCGCGCTGCGCGACATGGTGCCGAACCATCTGTTCCAGCTGATGTCACTGGTTGCGATGGAGCCGCCGGCGCGCTTCGACGCCCATTCGGTGCGCTCCGAGAAGGCCGAGGTACTCACCTCGATCCAGCAGCCGAACCACGAGGAAGCGCTGCGAAACTCGGTGCGCGCACAATATCTCGCCGGCCGCGTCGGCGACGACGAGATCCCCGACTACCGCAAGACCGAGGACGTCAAGCCCGGCAGCACCACCGAGACCTTCGTCGCGCTGAAATTGATGATCGACAATTGGCGCTGGGCCGGCGTGCCGTTCTATTTGCGCACCGGCAAGGCGCTAGGCCACAAGCGCACGGAAGTGGCGATCAAGTTCAAGCAGGCGCCGCTGTCGATGTTCTCGGGCACGACGGTCGATCGGCTGTCGCAAAACTTCCTGACCATCGGCATCGCGCCGACCGAGACCATCGAGCTTCAGTTCAACGCCAAGATCCCGGGACCGAGCATCACGATCGACGGCGTCGAGATGAAGTTCAGGTATGGCGACTATTTCCGCGCCGATCCTTCCACCGGCTACGAAACGCTGATCTACGACTGCATGATCGGCGACAACATCCTGTTCCAGCGCGCCGACGGCATCGAAGCCGGCTGGGCGGCGGTGCAGCCCTTCCTCGACGCCTGGAAGACCGCAGGCAGCGACGGCATCGAGACCTATGGAGCCGGCAGCGACGGCCCGGCCTGCGCCGATGAGCTGCTGCGGCGCGACGGCCGCAGCTGGCGGAAGTTTTCGTGA
- the gnd gene encoding phosphogluconate dehydrogenase (NAD(+)-dependent, decarboxylating), with the protein MQLGMIGLGRMGGNIVRRLMRHGHSTVVYDKDAKAVAGLAADGAVGSATLEEFISKLERPRTAWVMLPAGRITEATIETIAGVMQDGDVIIDGGNTFWQDDVRRGKALKARGIHYVDVGTSGGVWGLDRGYCMMIGGEKQVVDRLDPIFAALAPGAGDIPRTEGREGRDPRIEQGYIHAGPVGAGHFVKMIHNGIEYGLMQAYAEGFDILKNANIDALPADHRYDFDLADIAEVWRRGSVIPSWLLDLTSTALADSPQLSEYSGFVEDSGEGRWTVNAAIDEAVPAEVLTAALYTRFRSRKKHTFAEKILSAMRAGFGGHKEPKQPDASKPK; encoded by the coding sequence ATGCAACTCGGCATGATCGGCCTCGGCCGGATGGGCGGCAACATCGTTCGCCGGCTGATGCGCCACGGCCATTCCACCGTGGTCTATGACAAGGACGCCAAGGCCGTCGCCGGCCTTGCCGCCGACGGCGCAGTCGGCTCGGCAACGCTGGAAGAGTTCATCTCGAAGCTGGAGCGGCCGCGCACGGCCTGGGTGATGCTGCCCGCGGGGCGCATCACGGAAGCGACGATCGAGACGATCGCGGGCGTGATGCAGGACGGCGACGTCATCATCGACGGCGGCAACACCTTCTGGCAGGACGACGTCCGCCGCGGGAAGGCGCTGAAGGCGCGCGGCATCCACTATGTCGATGTCGGCACCTCAGGCGGCGTCTGGGGTCTCGACCGCGGCTATTGCATGATGATCGGCGGCGAGAAGCAGGTGGTCGACCGGCTCGATCCGATCTTCGCCGCCCTTGCGCCCGGCGCAGGCGACATTCCGCGCACCGAGGGACGCGAGGGCCGCGATCCCCGGATCGAGCAGGGCTATATCCATGCCGGTCCCGTCGGCGCGGGGCATTTCGTCAAGATGATCCACAACGGCATCGAGTACGGCCTGATGCAGGCCTATGCCGAAGGCTTCGATATCCTCAAGAACGCCAACATCGACGCCCTGCCCGCCGATCATCGCTACGATTTCGATCTTGCCGACATCGCCGAAGTCTGGCGACGCGGCAGCGTGATCCCGTCCTGGCTGCTCGACCTCACCTCGACCGCGCTCGCCGACAGCCCGCAGCTTTCGGAATATTCCGGTTTCGTGGAGGATTCCGGCGAGGGGCGCTGGACCGTGAATGCCGCCATCGACGAGGCCGTGCCGGCCGAAGTCCTGACCGCGGCGCTCTACACACGATTCCGTTCCCGCAAGAAACACACCTTCGCCGAAAAAATTCTCTCCGCGATGCGCGCGGGGTTCGGCGGCCACAAGGAGCCGAAGCAGCCGGACGCTTCGAAGCCCAAATAA